One window from the genome of Daphnia pulex isolate KAP4 chromosome 9, ASM2113471v1 encodes:
- the LOC124202316 gene encoding glycoprotein-N-acetylgalactosamine 3-beta-galactosyltransferase 1-like, translating into MSFPLLPFCNSAVYYRNTRLENMIEFRLPIRRLSFVSLLVGAIFGCCLNSFVLQSLQVLFFEDITPEISLPYENETLTETPIEFKEFHPAVEKREVKDEGVAKDPVDLYDKVRVLCWIMTSPENHETKALAVKETWGNRCNVILFMSSEKDSKLPSVQLHVKEGRIRLWGKTREAFRYAWDRYKNEVDWFLKADDDTYVIVENLRYFLSAFNASEPMWFGHKYKTNVTAGFHSGGAGYVLSKEATRRFVQEGYDNPSACKNDHEGAEDVEMGRCMESLKVLTMDTRDSKGRGRFFPFQPDRFYFSRKITNYWYWKFVYYPPLMGPDCCSDSTISFHYIDPKMMHLLDFFFYKIRPYGIVDHRPATPEPPPDLELTATPWYAPNETTNNVGGIPMITQKRNAEDSRLNYAEENVIEEQEATADQQQFPTDYNRYQVQSAGRIDRQTSTLKPHPDSNLTTHSRFIRRKIELEITNVPVIQSTYSQLKLRENGTISNATPKRFKVPFERKTFHRNITKMNAPTTEPVIVIPNVSVANQKYPINNKRKAYRKKESIDFEKLYLKEKGRLTDL; encoded by the exons ATGTCTTTTCCTTTGCTCCCGTTCTGTAACTCGGCAGTTTATTACAGAAACACTCGTTTAGAAAATATGATAGAGTTTCGACTTCCGATTCGTCGGTTGTCTTTTGTGTCGCTTCTTGTTGGAGCCATTTTCGGATGTTGTCTAAACTCATTTGTACTCCAATCTCTCCAAgt attgTTCTTTGAAGACATCACCCCGGAAATCTCACTGCCAtacgaaaatgaaactttGACAGAAACGCCAATCGAATTCAAGGAATTCCATCCAGCggtggaaaaaagggaagtgAAAGATGAAGGTGTTGCCAAGGATCCGGTAGACCTTTACGACAAAGTGCGTGTCTTGTGCTGGATTATGACATCCCCCGAAAATCACGAAACAAAAGCTTTAGCCGTAAAAGAGACGTGGGGCAACCGCTGCAACGTTATTCTGTTTATGAGTTCAGAAAAAG ATTCCAAATTGCCTTCAGTCCAATTGCACGTGAAAGAAGGCCGAATTCGACTATGGGGCAAGACTCGGGAGGCATTCCGCTATGCCTGGGATCGatataaaaatgaagttgACTGGTTCCTCAAAGCGGATGACGACAC ATATGTTATTGTTGAGAACCTGCGCTACTTTCTCTCGGCCTTTAACGCATCAGAGCCTATGTGGTTCGGTCACAAGTATAAGACTAATGTAACGGCGGGATTTCACAGCGGCGGCGCTG GTTATGTCTTGAGTAAAGAAGCTACTAGAAGATTCGTTCAAGAAGG TTACGACAATCCGTCGGCCTGTAAAAATGACCATGAAGGAGCGGAAGATGTTGAAATGG GAAGATGCATGGAAAGTTTAAAGGTTTTGACTATGGATACTAGAGATTCTAAAGGAAGAGGACGATTCTTCCCTTTCCAACCAGACAGATTTTACTTTTCTCGTAAAATTACCAACTATTGGTACTGGAAATTCGTTTACTACCCTCCATTAATG GGTCCTGATTGCTGTTCGGATAGTACCATATCTTTTCACTACATCGATCCAAAGATGATGCACTtattggatttcttcttctacaaaATTCGTCCTTACGGGATCGTCGATCACCGACCTGCTACCCCGGAGCCGCCCCCGGATTTAGAATTGACAGCCACTCCTTGGTACGCTCCTAACGAAACCACTAATAATGTTGGCGGCATCCCAATGATTACACAGAAGAGAAATGCAGAAGACAGCCGCCTTAATTATGccgaagaaaatgttattgagGAGCAAGAGGCAACAGCAGACCAGCAGCAGTTCCCAACCGATTATAATCGATACCAAGTTCAGTCAGCCGGAAGGATCGACCGACAGACTTCCACGCTCAAGCCACATCCGGATTCAAATCTAACCACCCATTCTCGGTTCATTAGaaggaaaattgaattggaaattaCTAATGTCCCCGTGATTCAAAGCACTTATTCACAATTAAAGCTCAGGGAAAATGGCACAATTTCAAATGCCACTCCCAAAAGGTTTAAAGTGCCTTTTGAACGGAAAACATTTCATCGGAATATTACGAAGATGAACGCACCTACCACGGAGCCAGTAATTGTGATCCCGAACGTTTCAGTGGCAAACCAAAAGTATCCTATcaataataagagaaaagcgTATCGAAAGAAAGAGTCTatagattttgaaaaattatatttaaaagagaaaggcaGGTTGACTGATTTGTGA
- the LOC124202317 gene encoding F-box only protein 42-like has protein sequence MPEDEAFIQNLPTEVLEYILGLVSPYSDLQSCKLVCKRWLEIVQDVVNKHQMRFHSSLNENNIHWETLPSTQDLFTTISRRYSHAACYYDNYMYVFGGCTSTNTTFNDLWKLNLTTRSWVRPLPTGSYPSPKACATLVCYKDSLILYGGWTQSSSSPLHQVCQLFNELNIYRLKTNKWDYEYTHPAPPSAAGHSATVHGHHMIVFGGIRRQLSLGQPSQEILCYDLENNSWFQPEIDEPKPQGRYGQTQISLNEHNLLIIGGCGGPNSVFNDVWLLNMEGLRWRWTELSVENQEHGACHMWCSPGCKVEEKVVFLCRRPNAQQASSPHPAYASHYNMSAQIRGRSVWVPPVENPPARPNNNIRVQDERNVNGNSKGDLNARRQEEEPKEPVRVHPRPGSKPSIRPNAMKNRGKQLEALKQMEERIQRLQGKVREIQQDKVNSSNQSSMSLCLLDISEALTKNKVRWLPPNDAVTSGRGSPEEAVLYSIVHGRGELIVFGGVQKFIATQSTTNSPGGPNIVSNAVYFIQAPKCII, from the exons ATGCCGGAAGATGAGGCCTTCATCCAAAATTTGCCCACCGAAGTTCTTGAATATATTCTTGGACTCGTTTCGCCTTACAGTGATTTGCAATCGTGCAAACTTGTCTGCAAGAGATGGTTGGAAATCGTCCAAG ATGTGGTCAACAAGCATCAAATGAGGTTTCACTCAAGTCTCAACGAAAACAACATTCACTGGGAAACCCTCCCGTCCACCCAGGACCTTTTCACAACGATATCAAGACGCTACTCACATGCTGCCTGCTATTATG ATAATTACATGTATGTATTTGGAGGGTGCACATCAACCAATACTACATTCAACGACTTGTGGAAATTGAATCTCACAACAAGAAGTTGGGTGAGGCCGCTTCCTACAGGATCCTATCCTTCACCCAAAGCTTGTGCAACTTTAGTGTGTTACAAAGACTCTCTTATCTTGTACGGTGGATGGACACAGTCTTCCTCTTCCCCCCTCCACCAA GTTTGCCAACTTTTCAATGAGCTCAACATTTACCGATTAAAGACCAACAAATGGGACTATGAATACACACATCCAGCCCCACCTTCAGCTGCCGGTCACTCAGCAACCGTTCATGGCCATCATATGATTGTTTTCGGAGGCATCAGACGACAGCTGTCACTCGGGCAGCCATCACA GGAAATTTTGTGCTACGATCTAGAAAATAACTCTTGGTTTCAACCAGAAATCGATGAACCAAAACCGCAAGGTCGTTATGGACAGACTCAAATATCTTTAAATGAACACAATTTACTAATCATTGGTGGCTGTGGAGGTCCCAACAGCGTCTTTAATGACGTTTGGTTACTCAACATGGAAG gaTTACGATGGCGATGGACGGAGCTGTCTGTGGAAAATCAAGAACATGGCGCGTGCCACATGTGGTGTTCACCCGGTTGCaaagtggaagaaaaagtggTATTTTTGTGCCGAAGGCCAAACGCCCAGCAAGCGTCCAGTCCGCATCCGGCTTACGCATCACATTACAACATGTCTGCCCAGATTCGTGGTCGATCTGTTTGGGTTCCACCGGTCGAAAACCCACCAGCCCGCCCAAACAATAA TATACGCGTCCAAGACGAAAGAAACGTCAATGGAAATAGCAAAGGCGATTTGAATGCAAGGCGTCAAGAGGAGGAACCCAAGGAACCTGTGCGTGTTCACCCACGGCCAGGATCGAAGCCATCAATTCGGCCAAACGCAATGAAAAATCGAGGGAAACAACTGGAAGCGTTAAAGCAAATGGAAGAACGTATCCAGCGATTGCAG GGAAAGGTACGTGAAATTCAACAAGACAAAGTGAACTCCTCCAACCAATCGTCGATGAGTCTGTGCCTGCTTGATATCAGTGAAGCTCTTACAAAGAATAAAGTTCGATGGTTACCACCGAATGATGCAGTCACAAGTGGACGCGGTTCACCTGAAGAAGCAGTGCTCTACTCCATTGTACACGGGCGAGGAGAATTGATTGTGTTTGGAGGCGTACAAAAGTTTATCGCTACACAGTCAACTACCAATTCGCCAGGCGGGCCTAACATTGTCTCAAATGCAGTTTACTTTATTCAAGCTCCTAAGTGCATcatctga